From Anopheles arabiensis isolate DONGOLA chromosome 3, AaraD3, whole genome shotgun sequence, a single genomic window includes:
- the LOC120900405 gene encoding uncharacterized protein LOC120900405 isoform X1, with amino-acid sequence MVSKMLTIGNRVKSEYTLTGPRSNRSGTGSPVSPRETRIPVAKATASPVTVFQTKKCLPRRKLHVGDAKSQLGFGSPAGKVKDIKYEDEPDKRNTDCRCDPELKGDATLHPNCTFVNVCSEHLRNGSRRRWHVGSQCGAVGRSIALFVVVVAVIVVLCNVNVHTIYWFLRQHWERTEEDEFEEATMYYEEPEDDSSENELIELNPKMFGLTESKHNLSLLELLAMTLERFFGWIGSILLPIDE; translated from the exons ATGGTAAGCAAAATGTTGACCATTGGCAA CAGGGTTAAGAGCGAGTACACACTCACCGGACCGAGGTCGAATCGATCAGGCACCGGCAGTCCGGTGAGCCCCCGGGAAACTCGCATCCCGGTGGCAAAGGCTACCGCATCGCCAGTGACTGTGTTTCAAAC GAAAAAATGCCTTCCACGAAGGAAGCTACACGTCGGTGATGCCAAGTCGCAGCTCGGGTTCGGAAGTCCGGCCGGCAAGGTGAAGGACATCAAGTATGAAGATGAGCCCGACAAGCGCAACACTGACTGCCGGTGCGATCCGGAGCTGAAGGGTGACGCTACACTGCATCCCAACTGCACGTTCGTGAATGTTTGCAGCGAGCATTTGCGGAATGGTTCGCGGCGCAGATGGCATGTCGGATCACAGTGTGGAGCTGTTGGGCGATCGATCGCATTGTTTGTGGTAGTAGTGGCGGTGATCGTTGTGCTGTGCAATGTTAACGTTCACACGATATACTGGTTTTTGAGGCAGCATTGGGAGCGAACGGAAGAGGATGAGTTCGAGGAAGCCACCATGTACTACGAGGAACCGGAAGACGATTCATCGGAAAACGAGCTAATTGAGCTGAATCCGAAAATGTTCGGCCTAACGGAGAGTAAGCACAACCTCAGCTTACTCGAGCTGTTGGCAATGACGCTGGAGCGTTTTTTCGGTTGGATTGGCAGTATTTTACTACCGATTGATGAGTGA
- the LOC120900405 gene encoding uncharacterized protein LOC120900405 isoform X2 translates to MVSKMLTIGKVKSEYTLTGPRSNRSGTGSPVSPRETRIPVAKATASPVTVFQTKKCLPRRKLHVGDAKSQLGFGSPAGKVKDIKYEDEPDKRNTDCRCDPELKGDATLHPNCTFVNVCSEHLRNGSRRRWHVGSQCGAVGRSIALFVVVVAVIVVLCNVNVHTIYWFLRQHWERTEEDEFEEATMYYEEPEDDSSENELIELNPKMFGLTESKHNLSLLELLAMTLERFFGWIGSILLPIDE, encoded by the exons ATGGTAAGCAAAATGTTGACCATTGGCAA GGTTAAGAGCGAGTACACACTCACCGGACCGAGGTCGAATCGATCAGGCACCGGCAGTCCGGTGAGCCCCCGGGAAACTCGCATCCCGGTGGCAAAGGCTACCGCATCGCCAGTGACTGTGTTTCAAAC GAAAAAATGCCTTCCACGAAGGAAGCTACACGTCGGTGATGCCAAGTCGCAGCTCGGGTTCGGAAGTCCGGCCGGCAAGGTGAAGGACATCAAGTATGAAGATGAGCCCGACAAGCGCAACACTGACTGCCGGTGCGATCCGGAGCTGAAGGGTGACGCTACACTGCATCCCAACTGCACGTTCGTGAATGTTTGCAGCGAGCATTTGCGGAATGGTTCGCGGCGCAGATGGCATGTCGGATCACAGTGTGGAGCTGTTGGGCGATCGATCGCATTGTTTGTGGTAGTAGTGGCGGTGATCGTTGTGCTGTGCAATGTTAACGTTCACACGATATACTGGTTTTTGAGGCAGCATTGGGAGCGAACGGAAGAGGATGAGTTCGAGGAAGCCACCATGTACTACGAGGAACCGGAAGACGATTCATCGGAAAACGAGCTAATTGAGCTGAATCCGAAAATGTTCGGCCTAACGGAGAGTAAGCACAACCTCAGCTTACTCGAGCTGTTGGCAATGACGCTGGAGCGTTTTTTCGGTTGGATTGGCAGTATTTTACTACCGATTGATGAGTGA